The following coding sequences are from one Camarhynchus parvulus chromosome 1, STF_HiC, whole genome shotgun sequence window:
- the MAB21L1 gene encoding putative nucleotidyltransferase MAB21L1: MIAAQAKLVYHLNKYYNEKCQARKAAIAKTIREVCKVVSDVLKEVEVQEPRFISSLNEMDNRYEGLEVISPTEFEVVLYLNQMGVFNFVDDGSLPGCAVLKLSDGRKRSMSLWVEFITASGYLSARKIRSRFQTLVAQAVDKCSYRDVVKMVADTSEVKLRIRDRYVVQITPAFKCTGIWPRSAAHWPLPHIPWPGPNRVAEVKAEGFNLLSKECHSLAGKQSSAESDAWVLQFAEAENRLQMGGCRKKCLSILKTLRDRHLELPGQPLNNYHMKTLVSYECEKHPRESDWDESCLGDRLNGILLQLISCLQCRRCPHYFLPNLDLFQGKPHSALENAAKQTWRLAREILTNPKSLEKL, from the coding sequence ATGATCGCGGCCCAGGCCAAGCTGGTGTATCATTTGAATAAATACTACAATGAGAAATGCCAAGCCAGGAAAGCTGCAATCGCCAAAACGATCCGAGAAGTCTGCAAAGTGGTGTCGGACGTGCTGAAGGAGGTGGAGGTGCAGGAGCCTCGCTTCATCAGTTCCTTGAACGAGATGGACAATCGCTACGAGGGGCTGGAAGTCATCTCCCCCACGGAGTTTGAAGTCGTGCTGTATCTGAACCAAATGGGGGTTTTCAACTTCGTGGACGACGGCTCCTTGCCGGGCTGCGCTGTGTTAAAGTTAAGCGACGGGCGCAAGAGGAGCATGTCCCTCTGGGTGGAGTTCATCACAGCGTCTGGCTACCTCTCCGCTCGCAAAATCCGGTCCAGATTCCAGACTCTGGTGGCTCAAGCCGTGGATAAGTGCAGTTACAGAGACGTGGTAAAGATGGTGGCAGACACCAGCGAGGTGAAGCTGAGGATCAGGGATCGGTACGTCGTGCAGATCACTCCAGCGTTCAAGTGCACGGGGATCTGGCCGCGGAGTGCTGCGCACTGGCCGCTTCCCCACATCCCCTGGCCGGGACCCAACCGGGTGGCGGAGGTCAAGGCGGAAGGCTTCAACCTCTTGTCCAAGGAGTGCCACTCTCTGGCCGGCAAGCAGAGCTCGGCCGAGAGCGATGCCTGGGTGCTGCAGTTCGCGGAAGCTGAGAACAGACTGCAGATGGGCGGCTGCAGGAAGAAATGCCTCTCCATCCTCAAAACCTTACGGGACCGTCACCTGGAGCTGCCGGGCCAGCCCCTGAATAATTATCACATGAAGACTCTGGTTTCCTACGAATGCGAAAAGCATCCCCGCGAATCGGACTGGGACGAGTCGTGCCTGGGGGACCGGCTCAACGGGATTTTACTGCAGCTCATCTCGTGCCTCCAGTGCAGGAGGTGCCCGCACTACTTCTTGCCCAACTTAGACCTCTTTCAGGGCAAACCTCACTCGGCCCTGGAAAACGCGGCCAAACAAACGTGGCGACTGGCTAGGGAAATACTTACCAACCCGAAAAGTTTGGAGAAACTTTAG